The window CATCACGTCAGTGTAGCCGATCTTGGCATATCCACCGCTGGAGGTGTCATCCTTCATCCTGTAGCCAATAGAAGCAGCCGCCGGCTTCAGCGGAATCCAGAATTTTCCTTGCTTGTCGGTAATGGATGATTTCTCGTAATAGCTGCCTACAAAATTTCCAGCCGGATTAACAGCGTTCACTTTAGGTTTAGTATCGGTTTTGTAATATCCGCATGCGCTGCCGGTGAGGGAAAACGCCAATAGTATTGCTGCGGTGGCAACTGATTTTTTCTGTGCAGAAATTGTCATATGTCACGCTCCATCTTCATACTGTAGCTTAAGTTTGCACAGCCGGGTGTTGTTTCATAAGATCGGATGGTGTAAACATCTTGGGTAAACTTCCTGATTTTATAAGAAAAAGCTGCAATGAGGATGCGGGCCGCAGGAATCTGCACGGAATGTAATATCTGGATCATTCATAAATGATTGACGGATAAACAACGTCCATATAATATTAGTTAATAGATTTGCTGTATTAAATGGGAGATTCGTGTGAACTTTCGCTTTAATGCTTTTATCTTTAAAAGCGATAATGCTGAGTCGCTCACTTTGATGCACGCGCTGATACCGTAAATGAAAAGGGGTTATTTGATGAAGAAAAAGAATATTTGGGCAGGCTTAAGCCTGTGTTTGATGCTCGTAGCAGCAGGCTGCGGAAACAACAATGCAGCGAACACAGAAAATGCTGCTAACGCTGGGAATTCACCGGCAACAACTACCAATGCCCCTGCTAATGCCGGAGCTAACGACGCCAAATCCTATAAAATTGCAATCTCCCAATATGTTGAGCATCCTTCGCTGGATGCCACACGTGAAGGGTTCCTGGCCGCACTCAAGGACGCCGGAATCGTAGAAGGCGAGAACCTTAAGGTGGATCTTGAGAATGCTCAGGCCGATCAGGCTAACAACCTGTCCATCGCGCAGAAGATTGCCGGAGATAAGAATGATCTTGTCCTGGCGATTGCTACACCGTCAGCCCAATCAATTGTACAGAATGTGAAAGACACCCCAATTTTGTTTGCAGCTGTTACTGATCCGCTGGATGCCAAGATTGTTACTGACCTGGAGCATCCGGGCGGCAATGTATCCGGAGCATCTGATACGAATCCGGAAGCTATCACCCGGCTGATGAACTTCATAGCAACGCAGTTCCCTAACGTGAAGAAGCTGGGGCTAGTGATTAATGAAGGCGAGCCCAATGCAGTCGTCATGGCTGATATTGCCAAGAAAGAGCTGGACAAACACGGCATCGAGCTGGTGAAGGCGGCGATCACGAATACTTCCGAAGTGAAGCAGGCTGCAGAGTCCCTCGTCGGCCGTGTGGATGCCTTCTATATCACCCTTGATAACTCCGTCGTGAGCGGTGTGGATGCAATCATCCAGACGGCAAATGACAACAAGATTCCTTTCTTCTCGGCTGACCGCGACACCGTAGAGAAAGGCGCTTTTGCTACAGTCGGCTTTAAGTATTATGATCATGGCTACCAGGTTGGTGAAATGGCTGTTGAAGTGCTTAAGAACGGTACCAGCCCTGGAGATATGAAAGTGACGATGCAAGAGAAGCTGGACCTGATTCTTAACCTGAAGGCAGCAGCTGCCCAGGGTATAGAAGTCACAGATGCCATGAAAGCTGAAGTCGCCGATCAGGCAAGCAATATCATTCAATAATTGTCAGACATCATTATGGGGCGATTCCCGGCGGGACGCCCCTTGCCGCTTGAGGGAGGAAGTCACCTATGTATAATTCAATGCTTGGAGCCGTGGAAATGGGCCTCTTGTATGCTTTTATGGCTTTAGGGGTTTATATTACGTTCCGGATTCTCGATTTCCCGGATTTAACCGTGGATGGAAGCTTTACAACCGGCGGTGCAATTGCCGCTGTGATGATTACAAACGGTTATTCACCATGGCTGGCTACTCTTTGTGCGCTGGCAGGAGGTATGCTGGCCGGCATGTGTACAGGCCTGCTGCATACCAAAGGTAAGATTAACGGACTGCTGTCAGGGATACTGATGATGATTGCGCTTTATTCGATCAACCTGCGGATATTAGGCAAACCGAATGTTTCGCTGATGGGGGAAACAACATTATTCAGCTCGATTAACCCGCTGCTTGTAATGCCGTTTGTTGTGATCCTGGTTAAGGTTCTAATGGATCTGTTTCTGCGGACTGACCTGGGACTCGCTCTGCGGGCAACAGGAGACAATGCGCGGATGATCCGCAGCTTTGGCGTGAACACCGATACTACGACTATTCTCGGCATCAGCCTGTCGAACGGGATGGTGGCGCTCTCGGGCGCACTAATCGCCCAGTATTCCACTTTTGCCGATTCATCTATGGGTATAGGAATGATTGTTATCGGTCTGGCCTCGGTAATTATCGGGGAAGCTATCTTTGGAGCACGTAGCGTATTCCGGGCCACATTGGCTGCAGTTCTCGGCTCTATCGTGTACCGGATTGTTGTCGCACTGGCTCTGAGAGTTCCTTGGCTAGAGGCCTCCGATCTGAAACTGATTACAGCCATTATTGTCATTATTGCACTGCTGTTCCCTTCCCTTCAGCGTTATCTGAAAACGAAGAATACAGCACGCAGGCGTACGGCCGAGCTTGAAGATCTGGCGTTGCGCAACAAGAAAGGGGGAGCAGCTGATGCTAAAGCTTGATAATGTCTCCAAGCTGTTCAATCCCGGCACACCCGATGAGAAAATCGCGCTGTTCGGCATTGATCTGGAGCTTCGTGCCGGAGATTTCGTGACGATTATCGGAAGCAACGGAGCAGGCAAGTCTACGCTGATGAATGTGATTTCCGGCGTGATGCGGCCGGATCTGGGCGAAGCCCGGATCGATGGAAGCTCTATCAGCCACTTGCCGGAGTTCCAGCGGGCCCGCTGGATCGGGCGGGTCTTTCAGGACCCGATGGCCGGAACAGCGCCGCATATGACCATTGAAGAGAACTTGGCGATGGCTTACAAGAGAGGCCAGAAGCGCGGGCTATCCTTTGGCGTTAATGCCGCCAGACGATCTATGTTCCGCGAACAGCTGAGCCGCCTGGGTATCGGGCTGGAGAACCGGCTGCGCGCCAAAGTGGGACTTCTGTCCGGCGGGGAGCGGCAGGCGCTCAGCCTGCTGATGGCGACCTTTACCCAGCCGCAAATTTTGCTGCTGGATGAGCATACGGCAGCACTCGATCCTGCCCGGGCGGAACTGATTACCAAGCTGACCGAATCCATCGTCCGCGAGATGAAGCTCACGACGCTGATGGTTACCCATAACATGGAACAAGCAATCCGCCTGGGTAACCGTCTGATCATGATGGATAAAGGATCGGTTATTCTGGATATTGATGAAGAGCGAAAGAAGGATCTGACTGTAGAACGTCTGCTTGGCGAGTTTGAAGCGATCAGCGGACACAAGCTGGCGGATGACCGGATGATGCTCGGCTAATCATAACTGTAACGGCAGGACTTAACACTGGATAGAGATGTAAAGACTTGAACACAGTTAAGCAACATACTGTGATTCAAGTCTTTTTGGTTTATAACAGAGGCTGTATTCCGAATAAATAGCTGTTAGAATAGGATAATTACAGTATCAAGGAGGCGGTTCCATTGGCAACTCTAATAATGCGGACAGATATAAGAAGGATAGCGCCTGATCGTCCATAAACTGCGTATTTCCTTCCTGATGAGGGTCGTATATGCAAAATTATCAAATTACAAAAATGAAGGACTTTTCCAAAGCTCAAATTGATCCAATCCACAGACTGGAACAATTATGCAAGACATTTGATTGTTCAAGTTTAAGAGTGGGCTTAGAAAGTCTTAAAGAAATTGACGGTGATGAAGCCTTTCTGTGCCATACCGGTAACCAGATCATCGGATTCCTCAGCTGGTATACCTCGGATGGGAAGGAAGCGAATATTAATGGTATGGTCCACCCGGACTACCGCCGCCAGGGTATATTTCGCGGATTACTGGAACATGCCGCATCAGACATGCAGACACAGGGCATCGAAACTTACCGTTTCAGGATTCCGGCCAATTCTGAGCCAGGTATGGAGTGTATTCGGTATCTAGGCGCTGATTTTGCAACATCTGAATTTACCATGATGCTAAATCGCGGACAAGTGGAAGACTCTTTGCTGCCCAGTCACTCCATAGATCTGCGGCTTGAGCAGGCTTCCGATTTTGAGTTCATGGTTAGCTGCTCCTCCCTGGCGTTTGGCGATTCAGAATCATGGACCAGAAGTTATTTAACACGTACCAAAGGACCGGAACGGATCACTTACATTGCAACGGAGAGCATGATTCCGGTCGGGATGATCAGAATCAATTACCTGGCAGCAGGTCTTGCTGTCATTCATGATTTTTGTGTGCTTCCTGCATACCAGGGCAAAGGGCTGGGTGGTGAAATCCTTGGTGCGGCAGTTAAACTCTTGCTGGATCAGAAGGATGTTCGGGTGCGTCTTGGAGTCATCACTCACAATAGGCGGGCATTGAATCTGTATCAGAGAGCAGGATTTGAGATCTCTGCGGAGTCTCATTATTATGTGATCGCGGCGGACAAATTCTAATATGTATTAAAAGTTTTCCTAAATGATAATCGCCCTGCATCCGGTCTGTTTGACCGGGTGCAGGGCGATCTTCTTATATTCTGGCCGAGGTGTGTGCCTGTGCAGCTTATCTTTTCCTTACCGTCTCGCCTTCAACCAGCACAGGCTGATAGTAGGTTTGATCGCGCAGATCCTTTTTTCCCTGCAGCTTCTTTATAACCCAGTCGGCGGCATCCCGCCCCATTTGTTCCTGAGGGTGGGTCAAGGTCGTCAGTGTGATGTTCGCATTTTTGGCAATATAAGAATTATCCTGGCCAATAATGGACAACTCTCCGGGAACCGAAATATCAAGTTGTCTGCACACCTGTACGACCTCCAGGCCAACCTCATCGTTATAACAGACAATTGCAGTTAATGCGCCTCTATTTTCGGTCAGGAAGTTCTTTAAGTTGGCGGACAGCTCCTGCTTCGTCTCTGTATAGAAGGAAAGGACCTGTTCCGGGTGAAACCGTAGCTTGGCTTCTCCGAGTGCTTTGATATAGCCTTTCATCCGGTACTTTCCCTGCAAATCGTCCATTTTGGCGATGATCCCAATCTGTGTGTGTCCGTTAGAGATCAATTCCTTAGTAGCCAGGTAGCTGGATTGAACGTCATCGAGGCAAAAGAAAGGAACCTCCAATTCCTCATAATAGGCATTAATCATGATGAACGGGACATCCTGTTCTTTGAACGTCAGGTAGTAGGCGATATTGGGATTGTACAGGTTACTTTTCGTAGGCTCAATGATCAGACCGTCCACCCCAAAGGACAGCATCATCTCTAGTGCTTTCTTTTCCTGGGCGACATCGTTATTTGTACTGGCCAGCAGCAAGGAATAATCATCTTCGTTCAATCTGGACTCAATCCCGCGGATAATGGAAGGGAAGATGTAATCAGAGATGTAAGTCGTAATGACGCCGATTGTTTTATTATTGGAATTCCCGCCGGTTTTGGAGCGGAACTGATTGCTGACATAAGTGCCCGAGCCTTTCTCACTTCGCAGGAAACCTTCGTTTGCAAGCTCCAAAATCGCCTTTCGTACCGTCTGCCGGCTGACTTGATACATCTCCTGCAGAGCGGATTCCGTGGGGATCTGGTTCCCTACGCTGTATGTTCCTGATAGAATATTGCTTTTTATATCTTCAAGGATGACCTGATACTTTGGTTTCACACGATTCCTTCTTTCCTGGTTGTTCTAATACTACTTTGTCGTTCCGTAATAGTTGTATGTACATATTCTAGCACAGTTACGAACAAATTATAATCCATCGTCTTACCATGAACATAAATTTGAGGTGGATATTAGAAAAATGTCGCTTAATCAGGATATTTGTATGTATAACTATTAAAGTGTGTTGACAAATGTACGAACAAAAAATATACTTGAGCAGTAAATAAGGGAAAGCGCCTTCTTTCAATATTATAGCGAATAAAACAGTTGTTCAGAGAGGAGTAACGTGTGCATGGATCAAGACATTAAACAAGCGATACTCAAGGGAGAAACCTCACTGGGTATCGAATTTGGATCCACACGTATCAAGGCAGTGCTGATTGATCAACGTTTTGAGACAATCGCATCTGGTAGTTATGAGTGGGAGAACCTCCTGGCAGACGGATATTGGACGTACAACTTAGAGAGTATTATCTCTGGTCTGCAAGAGGCTTACAGTGGAATGAAACAAGAGGTTGAACGGAAATATGGAATCACGATCCGCACAGTGGGGTCGATTGGATTCTCTGCAATGATGCACGGCTATATGGCTTTTGACAGCGAGGGTGAGCTGCTTGTTCCGTTCCGGACCTGGCGTAATGCGACAACGGGTGCTGCAGCAAAAGAGTTAACTGAACTATTTAAATTTAACATTCCTGAGCGGTGGAGTATTGCCCACCTGTATCAAGCGATATTGAACGAAGAAGACCATGTATCACGTATTGACTTCGTTACAACGCTGGCCGGCTATATTCACTGGCTGCTGACCGGCAATAAGGCCATTGGTATCGGTGATGCTTCCGGTATGTTGCCGATTGATGAAGCTACTCATGATTTCAATGAAACGATGGTTAAGCAATTTGATGAACTCGTTGCAGCCAAAGGCTACTCCTGGAAGCTGAAGGATATTCTTCCTGAGGTCAATATTTCAGGTCAGCAGGCTGGTGTGCTCTCCGCAGCAGGTGCCAAAATCTTAGATAAATCCGAAAACCTGCAGCCGGGTATTCCGCTTTGTCCTCCAGAAGGTGATGCGGGAACAGGGATGGTTGCCACGAACAGTGTAAGAAAGCGGACGGGTAATGTCTCGGTGGGAACTTCGGTTTTTGCTATGCTTGTATTGGAACAGGAGCTTTCCGCGGTATATCCGGAGATTGATATGGTAACTACGCCGAATGGTAATCCGGTCGGAATGGTTCATGCCAACAACTGCTCTAGTGATATCAACGCCTGGCTGGGCTTGTTCCGTGAATTCTATGAAGCCATGGGACTTAAGGCGGATGTCAATCATTTATACGGTGTGATGTTCAATAAGGCTTTGGAGGCAGATCCGGACGGCGGCGGCTTGCTCAGCTATGGTTATTTCTCGGGAGAGAATATTACTGGTATCGAAAAGGGCCGGCCGCTGTTTGTCCGTTCCCCGGAGAGCCGTTTCAATCTGGCTAACTTCATGCGTACTCATCTGTTTACGGCTTTTGGTGCTTTGAAAATCGGAATGGACATTCTGACCAAACGCGAAAATGTCGCCATTGACAGCATTCTGGCACACGGCGGTTTATTTAAAACTCCGATTGTCGGGCAAAAAATTGTTGCGGCTGCGCTGAATGTTCCTGTATCCGTAATGTCGACAGCCGGAGAAGGCGGAGCATGGGGGATGGCCATTCTGGCTTCTTACATGAGTAACAAGGAACAGCAGGAAACCTTGGAAGACTTCCTCGACCAAAAAGTATTTAAAGATGCTGAGGGCCAGGAAATTTACCCTGACGGCTCCGATGTTAAGGGCTTTGAGACATTTATGGAACGCTACACTCAGGGTCTGGCCATTGAGCAGGCTGCTGTAGATAATCTAGTGGAGAACCGGAGGGGTTAGTGTGTTAGAGCAACTGAAGGAAGAAGTATTTCAGGCGAATCTGGATTTGCCTAAACATGGACTCGTGAAATACACCTGGGGAAATGTAAGCGCCGTTGACCGTGAGAGCCGCTTATTTGTTATCAAACCCAGCGGCGTAAATTACGACAAAATGAAGCCTAGTGACATGGTAGTTGTTGATTTTGACGGCAAAGTAGTTGAAGGGGAGATGAGACCTTCTTCAGATACACCAACCCATGCGGTACTGTATAAGCACTACGAGGAGATCGGCGGTATCGTGCATACACATTCGACCTGGGCGACCATTTGGGCTCAAGCCGGCCTGGATGTACCTGTTATGGGAACTACTCATGCAGACACGTTCTATGGTTCTGTTCCTTGTGCCCGGTTCTTAACCCAAGAGGAGATTGACCGTGGTTATGAAGCGGAAACCGGCCGTGTCATCATCGAGACGTTTGAGCAGCGCGGGCTGGATATTTTAGCAGTACCCGGTGTTCTGCTTAAAGGCCATGCTCCCTTCACCTGGGGCAAAGATGCGAAATCGGCAGTCATGAACAGCGTCGTGCTTGAAGAGGTTTCGAAAATGAATCTGTTCGCAAGACAATTGAACAGCTTCGCTGAAGAATTGCCGCAGCGTATTCTGGATAAGCATTATTTGCGCAAACACGGGAAAGACGCCTACTACGGGCAGAAGTAAACCAAACCAACAACTCATGAAAAGAGGATGAATAATGTCAACAGCAGGAACAAAAGTATTCTGGTTTGTCGTAGGTTCACAACATCTGTACGGGGAAGAAGCACTCGCGGAAGTTAAAGCTAATGCACAAGTAATGACCGATGCCCTGAATGAAAGCGGCGTTCTGCCATACCCGCTGGTATTGCAGGATCTGGCAGTTAGTGCAGACAAAATTACTACCCTCATGAAGGAAGTTAACTATCGTGACGAGGTTGCCGGGGTTATTACCTGGATGCATACTTTCTCCCCTGCAAAAATGTGGATCCGCGGGACTAAATTACTGCAGAAGCCGCTGCTTCATCTGGCTACGCAATACAATGAAAGTATTCCTTGGGCTACCATCGACATGGACTTCATGAACCTCAATCAGGCTGCTCATGGTGACCGTGAATATGGATTTATCAATGCCCGTCTGAAGAAACAGAATAAAGTGGTAGTAGGGTACTGGGGACGTGCAGAAGTTCAGAAGCAAATCGCAGAGTGGATGGATGTAGCGGTTGCTTACAATGAAAGCTTCACGATCAAGGTTGCACGCTTTGGCGATAACATGCGCAACGTTGGCGTAACGGAAGGCGATAAGGTAGAAGCGCAGATTCAATTTGGCTGGACCGTTGACTACTTCGGCATCGGCGATCTTGTTCAGTACGTAAATGCTGTAAAGGAAGAAGAAATTGATGCTCTGTTTGCTGAGTATGCTGAACTTTATGATTTCGAATATGGATCATACAGCAAGGAAGCCTGGGAAGCCAGCGTAAAAGTTCAGGCGAGTTATGAAATTGCCCTCAAACGCTTCCTGGATAACGGCGGCTATACAGCCTTCACAACGAACTTTGAAGATCTCTACGGAATGAAACAGCTTCCAGGTCTGGCCGTTCAGCGTCTGATGGCACAAGGATACGGTTTCGCCGGAGAAGGAGATTGGAAGACTGCAGCACTCGATCGTCTGTTGAAAGTAATGAGCCATAACCAGAACACCGGTTTCATGGAAGATTATACTTATGAATTGACCGCAGGCCAAGAATCGATTCTGCAATCCCACATGCTTGAGGTTGACCCGACACTGGCCAGCAATAAACCTAAGGTTCTCGTATCCCCGCTCGGCATCGGCGACCGTGAAGATCCGGCCCGTCTGGTGTTTGACGGTAAGGCAGGAGATGGCGTGGTTGTTTCCATGGCTGACTTCGGCACGCATTACAAACTGCTGATCAATGAGGTTACTGCCTTTGAACCGACAGTTCCTGCTCCAAATCTTCCTGTAGCCCGTGTACTGTGGAACGTAAAGCCAAACTTCCAGGACGGGGTTAAAGCATGGATTGAAAACGGCGGCGGTCACCACACTGTGGTTTCCTTGAATCTGACGACAGATCAAATCGTTACTTATGCTAAGCTGGTTAACCTGGAATACGTAGTTATTAAATAATTCAGAAGATTATCCGCTTCCAAAAAGCATTGGGTTCCTTCACAGGACTCAATGCTTTTTTGTGATGATATGGATGAAGATACACAAATCCGGTTTGTCAAAAGACTGACCATCCGGTTCACTTTCGTGTATGTGAGGTAAAGGTTAAGGAAAGAACTTCATAGGTCAGCAAAATTTTGCTGGTTCTACTACTGTGAGGAGGAAGCAGAGATATGACAGTTCAAAAGCTTGCAGGCAAGGTAGCGATTGTAACAGGCGGGGGTTCGGGTATCGGACGGGCATCGGTGCTGGAATTCGCAAGAAACGGTGCTAAGGTCGTAATGCTAGACCGTACTCCGGAACATGCCGAAAAAGTAAAACGGCAGATCGAACAGGAAGGCGGGGAAGCCGTTGTGATTGCCTGTGATATCGAGCACCCGCAGCAGGTGGAAGAAGCGGTGAAACAGGCTGCCGAGAAGTGGGGGCGGCTGGATATCGTCTTTGCCAATGCCGGCATTAACGGGGCGATGACACCGATTGAGACGATGGATATCGAAGCCTGGGACCAGACGATTCATATTAATCTCCGTGGAACGTTTGCGACAGTCAAATATGCGATCCCATATATGAAGGAGAAAGGCGGCAGCATTCTGATCAACAGCTCGATCAACGGCAACCGCGTATTCTCAAATATCGGATTTTCGGCATACAGCACGACTAAGGCAGGCCAGGTTGCTTTTATGAAAATGGCGGCACTGGAGCTGGCTCAATACAAAATCAGGGTCAATGCCATCTGCCCGGGTGCGATCACTACCAATATTGATGACAACACCTATCCATCCGACGATCTGAAAGAAGTGCAGATTGAAGTGAACTTTCCGGATGGCGGACAGCCGCTGGAGGATGGACCCGGACGGCCTGATCAGGTGGCCAGACTGGCACTGTTCCTGGCTTCAGAAGATTCAGATCACATTACGGGTACGGAAATCTATTGCGACGGCGCAGAATCGCTCCTGCATGGCTAGGTCATTCTAATTCTGTTCAGCCGGGCATAAAATAAACAGAATAGTTCCTTATCTGAAGAAACGGATTCCGTCCTCAGCAGTCCTGCATAGCCCTCAGCGGCAGATATGAGATGCAGTTTGCGGCAGGCCGGCAATGCGTTTCTTCTTGCTATAAATAAACTAAAGCTTTTGCACTGTTTTCAGGTATACTGATCCTATCTGTTTTTTTTTATATGGCTGATGCTTCCGGAGCGAGTTTTGTACGGAGTCAACCAGAGATGATTATGCTAACAAAACTTTTAGGAGGAATTATGAGTATTGATCTGCACACGGAATCCATTGTAAAACTGCTTGTGGCCATGCTGTTCGGGCTGTTCATCGGTATTGACCGGCAATTGAAGCAGAAACCGCTGGGGATTCGGACCAGTATGGTCATTAGTATTGCAAGCTGTCTGGTTACACTTGTCTCCATTCATGCTTACGACAAATTCGGGGGGAACGAGCATCCCAATATGGACCCGATGCGTCTGGCGGCGCAGATCGTCAGCGGGATCGGTTTCCTGGGGGCAGGCGTTATCCTGCGCAGAGGCGGGGATGCCATATCGGGTCTGACTTCTGCAGCACTGATCTGGACGGCTTCCGGGATTGGAATCGCGGTCGGCGCCGGTTTTTATGTAGAAGCGGGTTATGCAGTTGTGCTCCTGATGTTCGCGGTCAATGCTGTCCCACTGTTAATCAAAGCGGTTGGCCCGGAAGTGCTGAACAAACATGAAATTTCAGTGAAAATCATTATGGAGCCGAACTATGTACTGACCGAGGTGATTCAGAAGATTGAAGGGCGGCAGATGACCGATAAGCGAAAAACGCGGAGTCCCGGCCGGACCATCCGGCGGATGAAAATTAAAGATCTGGATGACGGCAGACAGCTGATCGATATGGTGCTGTCAGCACCGGACCGGGATTATGCTACGGAAATTTATTATGATGTGAAGAAAATCGAACATGTGATGAGCGTAGAAGTCGAACAGTTATAAAAATGCCATGTTTCCGCTTACTCAAATGTGTTAATCTATTTAAGAGAGTCATTTTGAGATTATGGAAGGGAGAAGGAAATTACGATGTCAATTACTGCATATGAAGGACATTATGAGGGAGAAGCTGCAGTCTGGCTGAAGGCCGGACGTTATGAGGCGGCAATCCTGCCGGGGATCGGGGGGAACCTGATCTGTTTCCGCGATACCGAAAACGGTTACCGTTTCCTGCATGAGCCAGGAGCGGAAGAGATGGAAGGGTTCAAGGCTAATCCGGGAATTCACGGGATACCAGTACTGTTTCCTCCAAACCGCTATGAAGACGGCGAGTTCCCCTGGAATGGACAAACCTACCGGTTCCCGGTGAATGAGACAGCAACAGGCAACCATCTGCATGGCTTTTTACATACAGCTGCGTGGGAAGTTGAGGAATTCGGCAGCGGTAGAAGTGAAAGCTTCGTCACTGTAGCGATCAAAGTGGATGAGAATCACCCGTCCTATCAATACCTGCCGTTTAAATATACCATCAAGCTGCGCTATACACTTGGTGAAGGCGGCTTGTCCCAACAGCTGCTGGTGCATAATGACGGTGAAGAACTGATGCCTTGCCTGCTGGCGTTCCATACGGCAATCAATGCACCGTTCGCGCCGGGAAGCACCGCTCAGGATTACCTTGTGAAGCTGACCATCGGCGAACGCTGGAACCTCAACAATCGCATGCTGCCAACGGGTACCTTCCAGGAGCTGACCGCTGAAGAGATCGCTTTGCGTAATCAAGGCGTGAATCCGTTCTATGCGGCAATGGACAACCATTATACTGCAGTAGCGCAGAATGGCCGTAACCGTATGGAGCTTACCGACAGCAAGGCCGGTGTAACTCTGGTCTATGATGTCGGAACTTCGTACAAGCAGTGGATGATCTGGAACAATGGGGCGACCGAAGGCTTCTTCTGCCCTGAGCCGCAGATTAACCTGGTCAATGCACCGAAGGTGGACCTTCCAGCTGATGAAATCGGTTTGTTCGGCCTTGAGCCAGGTGAATACTGGGAAGAAACCAGCCGTCTGTATGTAAAATAGCAGGGCTTCTCTGGGACAGCATACTGTGCAGGGATCTAAAGTAAGGCGGAATGCAGTGAAGTTTGCTGCGTTCCGCCTTTTTTGCTGTTTAGGAGGATTAGATAGGTATACGCTGAGCGGAACCTTGCGCAGAATAGTGGCAGTGCATGGAGATTTTCCAGCGGGTTTTTAATGCTGTTTTAAGCA of the Paenibacillus pedocola genome contains:
- a CDS encoding ABC transporter substrate-binding protein codes for the protein MKKKNIWAGLSLCLMLVAAGCGNNNAANTENAANAGNSPATTTNAPANAGANDAKSYKIAISQYVEHPSLDATREGFLAALKDAGIVEGENLKVDLENAQADQANNLSIAQKIAGDKNDLVLAIATPSAQSIVQNVKDTPILFAAVTDPLDAKIVTDLEHPGGNVSGASDTNPEAITRLMNFIATQFPNVKKLGLVINEGEPNAVVMADIAKKELDKHGIELVKAAITNTSEVKQAAESLVGRVDAFYITLDNSVVSGVDAIIQTANDNKIPFFSADRDTVEKGAFATVGFKYYDHGYQVGEMAVEVLKNGTSPGDMKVTMQEKLDLILNLKAAAAQGIEVTDAMKAEVADQASNIIQ
- a CDS encoding L-ribulose-5-phosphate 4-epimerase; this encodes MLEQLKEEVFQANLDLPKHGLVKYTWGNVSAVDRESRLFVIKPSGVNYDKMKPSDMVVVDFDGKVVEGEMRPSSDTPTHAVLYKHYEEIGGIVHTHSTWATIWAQAGLDVPVMGTTHADTFYGSVPCARFLTQEEIDRGYEAETGRVIIETFEQRGLDILAVPGVLLKGHAPFTWGKDAKSAVMNSVVLEEVSKMNLFARQLNSFAEELPQRILDKHYLRKHGKDAYYGQK
- a CDS encoding GNAT family N-acetyltransferase, coding for MQNYQITKMKDFSKAQIDPIHRLEQLCKTFDCSSLRVGLESLKEIDGDEAFLCHTGNQIIGFLSWYTSDGKEANINGMVHPDYRRQGIFRGLLEHAASDMQTQGIETYRFRIPANSEPGMECIRYLGADFATSEFTMMLNRGQVEDSLLPSHSIDLRLEQASDFEFMVSCSSLAFGDSESWTRSYLTRTKGPERITYIATESMIPVGMIRINYLAAGLAVIHDFCVLPAYQGKGLGGEILGAAVKLLLDQKDVRVRLGVITHNRRALNLYQRAGFEISAESHYYVIAADKF
- a CDS encoding GntR family transcriptional regulator, with product MKPKYQVILEDIKSNILSGTYSVGNQIPTESALQEMYQVSRQTVRKAILELANEGFLRSEKGSGTYVSNQFRSKTGGNSNNKTIGVITTYISDYIFPSIIRGIESRLNEDDYSLLLASTNNDVAQEKKALEMMLSFGVDGLIIEPTKSNLYNPNIAYYLTFKEQDVPFIMINAYYEELEVPFFCLDDVQSSYLATKELISNGHTQIGIIAKMDDLQGKYRMKGYIKALGEAKLRFHPEQVLSFYTETKQELSANLKNFLTENRGALTAIVCYNDEVGLEVVQVCRQLDISVPGELSIIGQDNSYIAKNANITLTTLTHPQEQMGRDAADWVIKKLQGKKDLRDQTYYQPVLVEGETVRKR
- a CDS encoding ABC transporter ATP-binding protein → MLKLDNVSKLFNPGTPDEKIALFGIDLELRAGDFVTIIGSNGAGKSTLMNVISGVMRPDLGEARIDGSSISHLPEFQRARWIGRVFQDPMAGTAPHMTIEENLAMAYKRGQKRGLSFGVNAARRSMFREQLSRLGIGLENRLRAKVGLLSGGERQALSLLMATFTQPQILLLDEHTAALDPARAELITKLTESIVREMKLTTLMVTHNMEQAIRLGNRLIMMDKGSVILDIDEERKKDLTVERLLGEFEAISGHKLADDRMMLG
- a CDS encoding ABC transporter permease yields the protein MYNSMLGAVEMGLLYAFMALGVYITFRILDFPDLTVDGSFTTGGAIAAVMITNGYSPWLATLCALAGGMLAGMCTGLLHTKGKINGLLSGILMMIALYSINLRILGKPNVSLMGETTLFSSINPLLVMPFVVILVKVLMDLFLRTDLGLALRATGDNARMIRSFGVNTDTTTILGISLSNGMVALSGALIAQYSTFADSSMGIGMIVIGLASVIIGEAIFGARSVFRATLAAVLGSIVYRIVVALALRVPWLEASDLKLITAIIVIIALLFPSLQRYLKTKNTARRRTAELEDLALRNKKGGAADAKA
- a CDS encoding xylulokinase translates to MDQDIKQAILKGETSLGIEFGSTRIKAVLIDQRFETIASGSYEWENLLADGYWTYNLESIISGLQEAYSGMKQEVERKYGITIRTVGSIGFSAMMHGYMAFDSEGELLVPFRTWRNATTGAAAKELTELFKFNIPERWSIAHLYQAILNEEDHVSRIDFVTTLAGYIHWLLTGNKAIGIGDASGMLPIDEATHDFNETMVKQFDELVAAKGYSWKLKDILPEVNISGQQAGVLSAAGAKILDKSENLQPGIPLCPPEGDAGTGMVATNSVRKRTGNVSVGTSVFAMLVLEQELSAVYPEIDMVTTPNGNPVGMVHANNCSSDINAWLGLFREFYEAMGLKADVNHLYGVMFNKALEADPDGGGLLSYGYFSGENITGIEKGRPLFVRSPESRFNLANFMRTHLFTAFGALKIGMDILTKRENVAIDSILAHGGLFKTPIVGQKIVAAALNVPVSVMSTAGEGGAWGMAILASYMSNKEQQETLEDFLDQKVFKDAEGQEIYPDGSDVKGFETFMERYTQGLAIEQAAVDNLVENRRG